CGGCGTCATCCCCGCCACGGAGAAGCTCCTCGCCCGAGCCGGTCTGTCTATTCAGGACATTGATGCCTACGAGGTCAACGAGGCGTTCGCTCCCGTCCCGCTCGTGTGGCAGCGGGAGCTGGGCGCCGACCCCGACCGGCTCAACCCGCGCGGCGGCGCGATCGCACTGGGCCATCCGCTCGGCGCCTCCGGCACCCGACTGCTCACCACGCTGGTCCACCACCTCGAAGCGACCGGCGGCCGCTACGGGCTGCAGACCATGTGCGAAGGCGGCGGCATGGCCAACGCCACCCTGATCGAACTTCTCTAGGAGCCCTCCATGGACCGAAACCTGTTCACCGCCGACCATGACCGGTACCGGGAAGTCGTACGCGAGTTCGTGATCCGCGAGGTGGCGCCCAACCTCGAGCGCTGGGACCGCGACCGGCTCATCGACCGGCCAGTCTGGCTGGCGGCCGGCAAGCAAGGCCTGATCGGACTGAGCATTCCCGAGGCCGACGGCGGCGGCGGGCAGCCGGACTACCGGTACCAGGTCGTGCTGATCGAGGAGCTCGCCCGCGCCGGCGCGGCGTCACTGATATCCAGCTTTTCCCTGCAGGACAACATTGTCGCGCCGTACGTCCAAGAGCTGGGCACCGCGGAGCAGAAACGGCGCTGGCTGCCGGGCATGGCAGCGGGCGAACTCATCGGCGCGATCGCGATGTCCGAGCCCGGCGCGGGCAGCGACCTGCAGGGAGTCCGCACCACTGCCCGGCGCGACGGCGAACATTGGGTCGTCAACGGGCAGAAGACGTTCATCACCAGCGGCGTGAACGCCGACTTCGTCATCGTCGTCGCCCGCACCGACCCCGACGCGGGCTCGCGAGGATTCAGCCTGATCGTGGTCGAGACCGGGACACCCGGGTTCACCCGCGGGCGCAAGCTCGACAAGATCGGACTGCACGCTCAAGACACCGCCGAGCTGTTCTTCGACAACGTGCGCGTCCCGGCGGCGAACCTGCTCGGCGAGGAGGGCCGCGGATTCGTGCAGCTGATGGAGCGGCTCCCGCTCGAACGGCTTTCCATCGCCACCGCGGCGCTCGCCGGCGCGGAGGCCGTGTTCGCCGAGACCCGCCGCTACTGCTTCGAGCGCACTGCCTTCGGCAAGCCGATCGGCGACTTCCAGAACACCCGGTTCCAGCTCGCCGAGATGTCGACCGAACTGGACGTCACCCGCGCTTACCACGATCAGGCGGTCCGAGCGCTGAACGACGGCACGCTGAGCGCCGTCGACGCCGCGAAGGCCAAGTGGTGGGCCACCGAACTGCAGAAACGCGTGATCGACCGGTGCCTGCAGCTGCACGGCGGCTACGGCTACATGCTCGAGTACCCCGTCGCCAAGGCTTTCCTCGACTCGCGCATCCAGACCATCTACGGCGGTACGACGGAGATCATGAAAGAGATCATCGGCCGCGACCTCGCCCGGACGGCGGGCTGACGTGGGCGGCCCGCTCACTGGCCTGCGGGTCGTCGAGCTGGCCGGCATCGGCCCCGGCCCGCATGCCGCGATGATCCTCGCCGACCTCGGCGCGGACGTGGTGCGGGTGGACCGCCCGGGCACCAGGGAACGCAACGCGCTGCTGCGCGGGCGCCGCTCGGTCTTCGCCGACCTCAAGACGCCCGCGGGCCGCGACCTGGTGCGGCGTCTCGCCGCGGTCGCGGACGTGCTCGTCGAGGGATTCCGGCCGGGCGTCGCGGAACGGCTCGGCGTCGGGCCGGCCGACTGCCTGGCCGTCAATCCCCGTCTGGTCTACGGGCGAATGACCGGCTGGGGGCAGGACGGCCCCCTGGCGTCGCGCGCGGGCCACGACATCAACTACCTCAGCCTCACCGGCGCCCTGCACGCCATCGGCCGCGCGGGGCAGCCTCCGGTGCCGCCGCTGAACCTCGTCGGCGACTTCGGCGGAGGATCGATGTTCCTGCTCACCGGTGTGCTCGCCGCGCTGTGGGAACGGGAGCGCTCGGGCCGCGGGCAGGTCGTGGACGCCGCGATGGTCGACGGCGCCAGCGTGCTGTCGCAGATGATCTGGGCGTTCCGCGGCGAAGGTGCCTGGACCGACGAGCGCGGAACCAACCTCCTCGACGGCGGCGCCCCGTTCTATGACACCTACGAATGCGCCGACGGCCGGCACGTCGCGGTCGGAGCGATCGAACCGCAGTTCTACGCCAAACTGCTGGACGGACTCGGCCTGGACGCCGCCGGCCCTCCCGACCAGCTTGACCGCGAGGGCTGGCCCGCCTTGCGCGCCCGGTTCTCCGAGATCTTCCGCGCACATCCGCGACAGCACTGGGAGAAGGTGTTCGCGGACACCGACGCCTGCGTGACCCCGGTACTGACCTTCGCCGAGGCAGAACACCATCCTCACCTCGCGGCGCGCGGCACGATCACCGAACTGGACGGCGTGGTCCAGCCCGCGCCCGCACCCCGTTTCTCCCGGACCACGACCGATGTTCCCAGCGCTGCGCCCGAGCCCGGCACGGACACCGCCGCCGTGCTGTCGGACTGGAAAGCCTGAGACGGCCCGACCACCGCGTGCCTCACCGGCGGCCAAGCGCAGATTTCACGCAAGCAAGGAGACACCGTGCCAGTCGACTTCGCCCTCGCCCCCCAGGTGGCCGACCTCGTGCAGCGAACCGAGGCCTTGGTCCGCGACGTCGTTTTGCCCGTCGAAACGGCGCATGGCGGTTCAGCGCACGACGCGCCGGAGGACCTGCGACGCGGCCTTCAGGACGCCGCGCGCGCGGCCGGGCTGCTGAGTCCGCATGTCAGCCGGGCTTTCGGCGGTCTGGGACTCGGCCTGCGCGACCGCGCGCCCGTGTTCGAGGCCGCGGGCTACAGCCTGTTCGGCCCGCTCGCACTGAACTGCGCCGCACCCGACGAGGGGAACATGCACCTGCTGGAGCGGGTCGCGACCGCCGGACAGCAGGAGCGGTACCTGCGGCCCCTCGCCGCCGGCGAGATCCGCTCCTGCTTCGCCATGACCGAACCCGCGCCCGGTGCCGGGTCCGATCCGAGTGCTCTCGCGACGACAGCGCGGCGCACCGAAGCCGGCTGGGTTCTCAACGGCCGCAAATGGTTCATCACCGGCGCCCGCGGCGCGGACTTCGCCATAGTCATGGCGCGCACCAGCGGCGAACCCGGCTCTCGCGGCGGGGCGACGATGTTCCTGGTCGACGCCGAGACGCCCGGCCTGACGCGGACCCGGGACGTCGACACCCTCGACGAGAGCTTCTTCGGCGGCCACGGCGAGCTGGTTTTCGACAATGTGGAGGTATCCGCCGACGCCGTGCTCGGCGAGGTAGACAGGGGTTTCGAATACGCCCAGGTCCGGCTCGGCCCCGCGCGCACGACCCATTGCATGCGCTGGCTCGGGACCGCGCGCCGCGCGGCTGACGTCGCGCTCGACCACGCGGCCGCCCGTCGCGCATTCGGCGCGCGCCTCGGCGACCTCGGCATGGTGCAGCAACACCTCGCCGACAACGAGATCGACATCGAGGCCAGCCGCGCCCTCATCCTCCAAGCCTGTTGGACGATCGACACCGGAGCGCCGTCCGGGCACCTCACGTCCATCACGAAGACGTTCGTCGCGGAGGCGGTCAACCGCGTAGTGGACCGGGCGCTGCAAGTGTGCGGGGCACTCGGTATTTCCGGCGACGCGCCGCTGTCGCGCCTGTATCGCGAGGTGCGCCCGTTCCGAATCTACGACGGCCCGTCGGAAACGCACCGCTGGTCCATCGCCAAGCGAGCGGTCCGCGAGGCCGCGAAACGAGCGGAGGCCGGACGATGACCAGGTCCTGCCAGGTGCCGCCCGGCATCGATCTCCCAGCGGTGCGACGCTATTTCGCCGACCACGTCCCAGGATCGACCGGCAACCCGAGCATCGAACTCATCGCGGGCGGAAAGTCCAACCTCACCTACCGGGTCGACGAAGGCGAACACCAATGGGTCCTGCGGCGGCCGCCTCTCGGCCCGCTGACGCCGACGGCACACGACATGGCCCGGGAATTCCGCGTCGTCGCGGCTCTCCGCGACAGCGCCGTGCCGGTCGCTCAAGCTGTCGCGCTCTGCGAAGACACCACCGTGCTCGGCGTTCCGTTCGCCGTCGTGTCCTATGTAGACGGATGGACGCTCCGGGGTGCGGCCGACGCGGCCGCCCTGCCGGCCGAAGACGCGCGTCGCTGCGCCGAGGCGCTGGCCGACTCGCTCGCCGCTCTGCACGCAATCCGCCCGGCTGAGGTCGGACTCGATGACTTCGGCCGCCCAGACGGGTATCTGGAACGGCAGGTGCGGCGCTGGCGCGGACAGTGGGCCCGAGTGGCCACCAGGCAACTGCCCCAGCTGGACGCCCTCGGCACGCGCCTCTCCGAGGCGATTCCGCCGCAGAGCACTCCCGGCGTCGTGCACGGCGACTACCGCCTCGACAACACGATCCTCGCCCACGACGACCCCGGCCGCATCCTCGCGGTCGTCGACTGGGAAATGGCCGCCCTCGGCGACCCGCTCGCCGACCTCGGGCTGCTGCTGACCTACTGGGACCCGGTCTCCGAACCCGTGCTCGGCGTCCGCCACGCCCCCAGTGCCAACCCGGGGTTCCCCGACGCGCGCGAACTCGCGGAGCGGTACGCGAAGTCCAGCGGCCGCGACCTGACCGAACTGAACTTCTACCACGCACTCGGCTGCTTCAAACTCGCCGTCATCGCCGAAGGAATCCACCAGCGTTACCTCGCCGGCCAAACCGTCGGAGAAGGCTTCGACACCGTTGGCGCGGCCGTTCCCGCCCTGCTCGACGCCGGACTGCGAACCCTAGGAGCACGCTCATGAAAACGGCTCTGGTCACCGGCGCTTCACGCGGCATCGGGCTGGAGATCACCCGCCGGCTCGCGGCCGAAGGCTATGCGCTGACGATCGCCGCACGGCGCGAACCCGGCCTGCTCGAAGTCGCAGCCTCGTTGCGCGAAACCGGCGCGGAGATCCACGCGGTCGTCGCCAACCTCGCCCGCGAAGAGGACATCACCCGGCTCGCCGCCGAGCATGCCGAGAAGTACGGCGCGCTGGACTTGCTCGTGCTCAATGGCGGCGTCGGCGCCGAGGGCCGCGTCGCCGAACTGCCGCTCAAAACCTACGACCTGGTGCTGAACGTCAACCTCCGCGCACAGTTCCAGCTGATCCAGGAGACCCTCCCGCTGCTGCGGAAATCAGCCGGCACGGCTCCCGCGCGCGGCGCGAAGATCGTCGCACTGGCCTCCATCACCGGCGTCGCAGGCGAGCCCGGTTTGGCCGCCTACGGCGCGAGCAAGGCGGGCTTGATCTCCCTCTGCGAGACGGTCACGCTCGAGGAATCCCGCAACGGCATCACGGCGACCGCGCTGTGCCCCGGCTACGTGGACACGGACATGGCTGCCCAGAAGCGCGACACCATCGGGCTCGAAACGATGCTCACCACCGGTGACGTCGCCGAGCTCGTGCTTGCGGTGTCAAGACTGTCGGCACACGCCGCCGTGCCAACGATCGTGCTGAGCCGGGCTGGAGAGCAGATCTGGCGGGCGTGAAACCGGCCGGAAGGGTCACCGGAGCACACCGGACTTCTCCAGCCGGTCGATCCGCTCGGAGTCGTAGCCGAGCAGGTCCGCCAGCACCTGGTGGTTGTGCTGACCGAATGCCGGAGCCGGGGCCGTCACCGCGCCCGGGGTCTCCGACAGCAGATACCGCGGGCCTTCGACCACCGTGCGACCGAATCGGGGATGCGGAAGCGATATCAGATGGCCGCGGTGGAGCAGCTGCGCGTCCAGGCAGAAGTCCTTGCTGGACGCGGAAACGTGTGCGGGCACGCCGACCTGTTGCAGCGCCGTTTCGACCTCCTCGGCGGTGCGCCGCAGGGTCCACTCCGCGACCGCGCCGTCAAGTTCTCGCGCGCACGCCCGCCGCCCTGAGGCAGTTGCGAGATCCGCACGGTCGAACAGGTCGTGCCGTCCCATCGCGCGCGCCAACGAGCGCCACTCCGAGTCCGAGGTGACCGCGACAGCGACGAACCGGCTCCGCACCGCAGTCGGGTACACGCCGTGCGGGGCGAATTCGCGGTCGGCGTTGCCCAAGCGCTCCACTACGGTGCCGTTGTCGGCGTTGTCGGCGATCTCCGGTGCCTGGAACCAGACCCCCGCCTCCACCTGGGCGACATCGAGGTAGCAGCCGGCACCGGTCCGGGTGCGGTACTCCACCGCGGCGAGCAGCGCGCACAAGGAGAATCGCGGTGCCACATAATCGGTGTACGGGCCGAAGGGCCCGAACATCGGGCGATCCGGCCACCCCGCGATCGCCTGGAATCCCGACAGTGCCGCACCGATGTTGCCGAAGCCGGCAAGTTTCGCGAGCGGACCGGTCTGCCCGTTGAGCGACGTGCTGAGCATGATCAAGTCCGGACGGTCGCGCGCGAGCGTGGCGTAGTCCAATCCCCACCGCGCCATCTGCCCGGGCGAGAACGATTCGACGACGGTGTCGGCCCAGCCGGCCAGGTCGTGCGCCACCGCGCGTCCTTCGCCAGTCTGGAGATCCAGCGTGACCCCGAGTTTCCCGGCGTTCCAGGTCCCGTACAGCGCGGAGCCCTCCCGCGACGGCACGCCGTTGACGAACGGCTGCATGTAGCGCGCTGTCTCGACTTTGGTCGAGGACTCGACTCGCACGACGGTGGCACCGAAGTCCGCCAGTGCTCGCCCGACCATCGGTCCGGCGACCACCCAGCTGAAGTCCAGCACCTTCAGGCCCGCGAGCGGCTGCCTGGCCGGTCGCACGGTGTTCGTGCGCACCGGACCCGCCGGTCGCCACTCGGCGAGTACCTCGCCGGTGTGCTCGCCTTGGCGCGGAGCCGGTCTGCGCAGCGCGAGCCCGGGGGCACCGGTGACCCGGGCAAAGGGGCCGGGCAGGATGCGGCGCCGGTCTCCGTGTCCGGTTTGGACGAAGAAGTTCCGGTCGGCCAGCTGCTTGCTTTCCTGGATGTCGGTGGTGGTGAAGATCGGAACGCACAACAGCTTGTGGCCTACAGCGGCGTCGAGGATCTCGTCCTTGGTCCGGCCGGCGAAGAAGCCCGCGATGAGGGAGCGCAGCTCGCGCGTGTCCTCGTGGGTGAACTCGCCCGCCTCGATCGCTTTGGGGAGCTTGCGGAAATCGAGTGCGGCGAACCGGCCAAGGACTGCGCCTTCGCCCGCCATCCAACGCAGGAGGTTGTTGGTGAAAGCGCCCGCGGCCGCTCCGATGCCCAGGTGGAATTCGACGATCCCGTCCGAGCAGCGCCACTTCTTCAAAGCCGGGTCGGTCGCCGCGCCACTGCCGGACTGGTCGATCCGTCCGGCCGGGAGCGTCGCCCCGGCGTCGGGATCGCGCGGCTGGTCGCCGACCGCGTGCGCCAGCACGTGCCCGAGCGTGGCAGCGCCGAGGCTGGCCTGCACGGACACGTCGACAAGCTGACCACGGCCGGACGAGCCGCGGGCAAGCAGCGCCAGTTGAGCTCCGGCGGCAGCGTCGGCGGCGGCGTGCAACCATGCCTGCGGCAGCGAAATGCGCACCGGCGGACGGTCTCCGTCGCGGTGTTCGTCGAGCGGCCCTCCGGCGGCCCAGAGCGTGAGGTCCGCGGCCGCGTACCCGGATTTGGGTCCGCTGCGACCGAACGGGGTGATCGAGACGTAGACCAGCCGCGGGTTGATCCGCCGCAGGTCGTCGGCGTCCAGGCCGCGCGGCCGCTGGACGGCCGGCCCTTCGTTTTCGACGAGCACGTCGGCCGCGGCCGCGAGCGCGCGGACGAGCTGCTGCCCTGCCGGCGTTTCCGGATCCGCGACCACTCCTCGCTTGTTCGCCGCGTATGCCTCCCACACGTACGAGGTGCTGCCGTCTCCCTCAGGCCGGGGAAGGCGCCCGCGTGCGGTGCTTCCGCTCGGCGGTTCGACCTGGACCACGTCTGCTCCGAGATCCGCGAGGATCCGGCCGGCGAGGAGACCGCGTTCATCGGTCAAGTCCAGGACGCGGACACGGTCGAGGAACATCGTCTTCCTCCAGCAGGGCGAACTCCGACAGCGGGGGCACGGACCGGAGTGTGCGGATCGGTCCGTGTCCCCGTCTTTCCGGCGACTCCGGATACCGGTCGCCGGGCCCGCGGCCGACTTCCGCACACACTACGGACTCGACGGCCGCGGAAACCTCTCATCCCTTGGCGCTGACCAGCGCCGCTTCTTCGTGCTCACCGCTCGGGTGGCAACGCGTGCACGGGCTGAAGCCTTCCTCGACAGCTTCGTCCGCGGTCAGCTCCTCGACGGCGGTCTCGCGCACCGATTCGCATTCCGGGACGTGGTATCGACGCCGCCCCGGCACGACGACCACCAACGCGGGCGTGCGCTCGGCTTCGCCAACGTCCTCAACGTCCTCAACGTCCTCGGAGCCCTCCGCCTCGGCGACGTCTGCCTCGTCTTCATCCGGCTCGGCGGCGTTCTTCCGCTTCGCCCGGCGCCGCCGAATCGCGGTGGCGGCCAGGATCGCGGCGCCGAGCACGCTCAGGCCGAAGGACACTTCGACCAGCACCATCCGGTCCGTCAGGTAGCCCGTCACCAGGCTCGCGAGGGACAGGACGGCCAGTACCAGGACGATCATCTGCTTCTCCTTCCGACTTCGGTTCGCGGCGCCGACGGGACCTCGCGGGGGCCCGCAACGTGTCGAAGCGCTGGGGTTTCGGGCTGACGAACACCAGTACGTCGATCACGACGCTGGGGATCAGGATCACCAGCATCACGGTGAGCACCACCGCCGTCGGCCAGTCGCTTCCGGTTCCGGTAGCGACGATCGCGACCGCCACGACCAGCAGGCTCACCGATCCCCTCACAGCATCCGGACGATCGCGCCGACCACGAAGAGCGCGGCGATGGCGTAGCACGTGTGGCAGCCGCGTCTCAGCACGTCGCGGCGGTGGAAGTGTTCGCCCTGGCTGCTCAGGACGTCGAGGTTGACCGAACCCACGGCACCCACCGCGGCGAGGACAACGGCTCCGACCAGCAGCAGCACGACGGTCATGGCCGCACCGCCGCGTCCGGGGTGTCCGGGTTCGCCGGCAGGTACTTGTCCGCGTATGCGATCTTGTCCGCTTTCATCTGGCCGCCGAGCCAGTCGTTCCAGACCTTGAGCCGGCGTTCGTCCAGCAGCGTGGTTTTCAGCTGGTCCTTGGCTTCGGCCAGGGAAAGCTGTTTTTGCGGCTGGATACCCAGCACCTGGCCGACGTTCCACCCGTTCTCGGTCTGGACCGGGCCGAACACGCTGCCGGAGGGAGCGGCGAACGCGGCTTTCGCATAAGCCTGCTGGAGCTGGTTCGCGGACAACGTGCCGAGGTCCCCGCCTGCCGACTTCGTCTTGCCGTCCAGGGAGACGGCACCCGCGAGCTGAGCGAAGTCCTTCCCGGACTTCAGCTGCTGGGCGGCGTCCACCGCCTCCGCCTCGGTCGCCACGACGATGTTGCGCAGGTGCCGCGCCTCCGGTCGGACCAGCTGGGCCTTGCGCGCGGTGTACGCCTGGGCGACCTCGACATCGGTCGGCGCGGCGACACGGTCGGTCACCTGTTCATACAGCTGCTGGTTGGCCAGCTGGCGTTTCACCTCGGCGAGGACGTCCGGCTCGGAGACCCCGTTTTGTCCCAGCTTCTGGACAAAAGCGTCCCGGCCGAGCGGGAAGTCCTCTTGGATGATCTTCGTCAGCTGGTCGCTCGCCGTCTTGTCCGCGATGACGATGCCTTTCTGCGCCGCCGCGTTGTCCAGCGTCATCGACACCGCCACAGCCTTGGCGCTGGCGCGGGCGAATTCGTCGGCCTTGCTGCCGTCCGGGGGCGCCTGCACCCCGTAGAGCGCCGAAAGCAGATGGACCCGTTGCTGGTACTCCTGCTGCGAGACCACCTTGCCGGCCACCCGCAGCACGGCCCCGTCAGGCAAAGCGGTAATCCGGTCGACGACTAGCTGAGCCGCCGAGCAGGCCAGCGCGACCGCCACCAGCGCCGCGCTGAACACCTGGGCCTTCGGATGCGCGGGCACCAGACTGGGCCGGATCTTCAACCGGGGGAACGGGATCTTCATGCGGTCACCTCCGCGGGTTCGCGCGGTCGGGGGCTGGGACGGACCCGCGGGTGCGGGCTCGGAGCGGAAAGTTCGCGCGGTTTCGGCGGGACAGCGGTCACCACTGCGACCGCGGCCAGCAACGAGAACGCGGTCGTCGTCGCCAGCAGCAACCCGAACTGCCGCAGCAGGGCGATCTGGGATGCGAGCAGCACCAGATAGCCGAGTGCCGCGAGCAAAGCCGTGATGCCGACCGCACGCCGGAGCCACGGACGCCGCTCGCGCCACGCGTCCGCGAGGACCACAGTGAATTCGCAGGCTGTGACCGTGGCGAGGGAGCCCAGCGCCACCGTCAGCGGATTGAGCGCGCCGCCGGCCATCCACAACGCGGCCAGGCCCCAGCCGGTCGACAGCACCGCAGCGAGGGCCGCGCGGCCGGCGTCGGCTCGGCGGCGCAAGCCGATGAGCAGGATCAGGCCGGTCGCGACGACCCCGGCGAGGTTCGCGAGGTAGCGGTCGGCGGACACCAGCTCGTAGCCGCGCACCGCGGCCAGCGGCAGCCCGGCGGGCTCGATGCGCAGCCCCGGCGGCGCCGGAGGCAGGTCTGTCTTGAGCGCATCGACGAGCTTTGCTTGCTGGGCGACGTCGTCGAGCTTCGAACCGAAGATCAGCACGGATTCCTGTCCGTCCGGCCGGATCACCGCGGAGGTCAGGTACTGCGGGAGGATCTGCAGCGCGGCCTTGATCTGGTCGGCGGTCGGCTGCTTTCCGAGGAAAGCCAGCAGGTCCGGCAGCGTCAGCACCGGGCGGACCTGGTCGCCGTGCGCGGTGATCAGCTTCCGCTGGACCTGGCCGAGCCAGGCCAGTCCGGCGGGCGTGCGCACGTCGCCGTGCACGACGAACCCGATCTCGCTCGACGAGCCGAGCAGGGCCTCCACGTGTTGCGCGTCGTCAATCGCCGGCAGGCCCTGCGCGAGTTTCTCCGGCTGCGCCTCGACCGTCATGCTCGGCAGCGCCACCAGCCCGAGACCCGCCACGGCGGCCCCGGCGACGAGGGCGGCGACGCGGTACCGGCGCGGCATCGACGGCGGGCGCCACCGTGACGGCGGCTGCACGACGCTCAGTTTCGGGTGCATCGCCAATGCGAGCAGCAGGGTCAGGACGATTCCGGCGGACAGCGCGATGCCGAGCTGTGACACGAACGGCAGCGGGGACAACGACAGAGCCGCGGCCGCCGCGGCGCTGGACAGCCCGGTGACGACGATCCGGCGGCGGTCCGCGGGCCGCTGGGCCAGGTACAGCGGGTAGCCGCAGCCGAGACCGAGCAGAATCGGAAGGAACGCCAGCACGCCGAGGGACATCGGCCGGTCCAGCCAGCCGAAGGCGGAGAGCACGGCCGCGGTGCCGGTCAGCGCCACCGCCAGCGGCCACAGGCGCTTCAGCCGTCCGCCGAGCCAGCGCACCCAGCCAAGGCACAACGCGCAGACGGCGATCGCGAGCCCGGCCAGCAGCGGCAGCTCCCCTCGGACGCCCTCGGCGAGGCTCGCGGTCAGCACCGGCGCGCCGGTGATGGTTTGTTTCCGGCTGTCCAGCCCCGCTGCGTCGACTGCGCCGCGTACGGCCGAAACGAGCCGCTGGGTGCCCTCCTGGTCGAGTCCTTCGCGCGGCCGGACCAACACGGCGACCGCGGAGGAGTTCGGAACGACGAACTGCCACTGCGGCCGCGGATTCTGCTGGTCGTCGAACACGACGTTGTTGACGAACTGCGGATTGCGCAGCGTCGGCAGGCCCGCAGGCAGCCCTTGCACCAGCAGGGTGCCGTAGCGAAGGTCGAAGTCGCGCACCGCGGACTGGCCCGCCTCGGTCACCGCGCTGTCGCTCTTGCCAGCCGCTTTCGCGTTCTGCTCCGCCTCGTTGCGGAGCGCGTCGCGGCGACCGGCGATCTGGGCGAGGAGGTTCTGTGCCGAGGCCGCGATCTGGTTCAGCACCGACGCGGGTCCATACACCGACGCGACATCGGGCAGCTTCGCCAGTTTTCCTTCCAGTTCCAGCAGCTTGGGCAGCTGAGCCGGGTCGGTGAGCAGCTTGGTGGGCAGCTTCGACTCGACCACGGCGACGATCGGATCGCCGCCGAACGCCCGCGCCTTGTCCTGGATCGCCGTGACCGCCGGGTCGTCGGCGGGCAGGAACGATTCGGTGCTGGTGTCGAGCCGCACGCGCAGCAGGCCGGCGGCCACCGCTGCCACGGCGACGGCGATGAGGGCGGACGCGCCGAGCTGCCGGCGGCTGGGGAGTCGCGTCATTGCGGATCCCTTTCGACGTGGGGGTACGGCCCCGCGTAGATCGTCGGGTTGCCGGACATCCCGGGCAGCGGGTACGGGTTGCTCTTGATCAGCGGGCCGACGT
This sequence is a window from Amycolatopsis benzoatilytica AK 16/65. Protein-coding genes within it:
- a CDS encoding MMPL family transporter, with product MTRLPSRRQLGASALIAVAVAAVAAGLLRVRLDTSTESFLPADDPAVTAIQDKARAFGGDPIVAVVESKLPTKLLTDPAQLPKLLELEGKLAKLPDVASVYGPASVLNQIAASAQNLLAQIAGRRDALRNEAEQNAKAAGKSDSAVTEAGQSAVRDFDLRYGTLLVQGLPAGLPTLRNPQFVNNVVFDDQQNPRPQWQFVVPNSSAVAVLVRPREGLDQEGTQRLVSAVRGAVDAAGLDSRKQTITGAPVLTASLAEGVRGELPLLAGLAIAVCALCLGWVRWLGGRLKRLWPLAVALTGTAAVLSAFGWLDRPMSLGVLAFLPILLGLGCGYPLYLAQRPADRRRIVVTGLSSAAAAAALSLSPLPFVSQLGIALSAGIVLTLLLALAMHPKLSVVQPPSRWRPPSMPRRYRVAALVAGAAVAGLGLVALPSMTVEAQPEKLAQGLPAIDDAQHVEALLGSSSEIGFVVHGDVRTPAGLAWLGQVQRKLITAHGDQVRPVLTLPDLLAFLGKQPTADQIKAALQILPQYLTSAVIRPDGQESVLIFGSKLDDVAQQAKLVDALKTDLPPAPPGLRIEPAGLPLAAVRGYELVSADRYLANLAGVVATGLILLIGLRRRADAGRAALAAVLSTGWGLAALWMAGGALNPLTVALGSLATVTACEFTVVLADAWRERRPWLRRAVGITALLAALGYLVLLASQIALLRQFGLLLATTTAFSLLAAVAVVTAVPPKPRELSAPSPHPRVRPSPRPREPAEVTA